In the Sandaracinus amylolyticus genome, TCGCAGCGCTCCGGGGGTCGGAGGCGGTCTGGCTCGATCTGCAGATCAAGCTGCACGCTGCGGAGCGATTGCTCGCCGCGGATCGACACCGTCGCTCGCGCGCGTTCCAGATCGCGCCCTATCGCGCGGCGGTCGAGCGCTTCGACGGGCATGCGCCGATCGGCGAGATCCCCGAGCTCACCGAGGTCGCGCTCGCGACGCTGCTCGAGCGCGAGGGCTTCGAGGTCGAGTGCACGACCTACTCGAAGCTCCACGCCGACGCAGCGCTTCGCGAGCGCCTGCTCGCGCGCACCGACGCGGTGTTCGCGTCGACGACGCTGCTCCACGATCGCGCCGAGATGGATCCGATGCTCGCGATGCTGAAGCGACCGCACAACAAGGTGGTCGCCGGCGGCGCGCTCGCGTCGATGCTCCACGCGACGTGGGACGGATCGAGCGCGATCGATCTGCTCGCGGTGGGCTACGGCGAGATGCTGGTGCCCGCGATCGCGCAGTGGCTGCGCACCGGTGAGCTCGTCGCGCCGGAGCGCGGGCGGCTCGAGGAGCGGGGCGGCACGCCGATCGTCTTCTCCGGCGTGCCCGAGGGGCGCGTGCTCGATGCGCTGCCTGCGCCCGACTGGCGCATTGCCGAAAGGGTGCACGGACGTCGATTCCGGATGGCGCACTACGAGTCGGTGCGTGGCTGTCCGTATCGATGTGCGTTCTGCAATTATCCGTATCTCTTCGACGACACGAAGTTCCGATATCGCAGCGCCGAGCGCATCGACGCGGACTGGGCCGCGCTCGAGGCGCAAGGCATCGAGTACGTCAGCTGTCTCGACAGTCTGTTCACGATGCCGCGCAAGCGATTGCAGGAGCTGTGTCGGCGCCTGATCGCGCGCGGCAGTCGGCTCAAATGGATCTGTTATGCGCGCGCCGACGATCTCTGTGATCTGCCGACTGCGCAGCTCATGAAGGACGCGGGCTGCGTGCAGGTCCAGATCGGGGTCGAGTCGGGCAGCGACGTGATCCTGAAGAACATGAACAAGGCGTGCACCGCCGACGAGAACCGGCGCGCGCTGATCAACTGTCGCAAGGTCGGGCTCACGTCGCTGGTGACGGTGATCGTCGGGTTCCCCGGCGAGACCCGCGAGACCGTCGACGAGACCTACGCGCTGCTCGCGAGCGCGCCGCCCGACGTGTTCTACGTCGTCGCGTTCTCGACGTGGGTCGAGGGCGTTCCGATCCTGAAGGACGAGACCAAGAAGAAGCACGGCCTGGTCACGCTGAGCGGGGTGCCCTCCCCTGCTCCGTACTGGCGTCATCCCGGCATGTCGTGCACCGAGGTCTCGCACGAGGTGAAGCGGCTCAACGAGAAGCTCATCGAGAGCCGCGTGGGGCTCGAGGGGTTCCTCTTCTATCGCGGCCTCCTGGGCTACGACCCCGCGGATCGTGAAGCGTTGCTCGACTTCCAGCGCGACGTGATGCGCGGACAGCCGATCCTGCGCGGCCTCGTGCGCGGGCTCGATGCATTCGTGCACCGCCAGCTGGTGCGCGACGTCGAGGCCCGCCTCGGCGCTGCGCGCGCGATGTCGGCCTGATCGCTCGCGCTCACCACCCCCCTCGGTGGCCGCATGGTGTGCGGTCTTCGAGGGCGGCACGCTGCGCATGCAGGTGCTCTCGGTCGCGCACCTGCCGCCGCGCACCTCACGTACGTCGATTGCGGCGCCGATCCGACGACCGGCGCGCTCGGCGGCACCGAGTGGGAGGACGAGACCGACTCCTGCGACGTGCACGCGCGCGCGATGACGCTGCGCCTCGAGCCCGCCGACGAGGAGCGCGTGGACGGTCGGGGGAGACGCCGAGCGCGCCGCAGCAGCTCGAGGCGCAGCCCTCGCCGTGACGCTCAGAGCCGCTCGACGAGCAGTCGCAGCGCGTCGGTCGACGTGAAGATGCCGAGCAGTCGATCGTGCTCGTCGGTGATCAACACCGAGCCGAGCTTGTGCTCGTGCATGCGCGCGACCACCTCGCGCAGCGACGTCTCGGGCCGCGCGCAGTAGGGCTCGGGGCTCATCGCGTCCTCGACGCGCACGCGCTCGGCGTCGGCGACCGACTCGACGAGCCGCACGTCGCGATCGCTGATCAGCCCGACGAGGCGCCCTCCTGCGAGCACCGGGAGGTGGCGGATCCCGTGCGCCCGCATGCGCTCGGCCGCCACGGAGATCGGCTGATCTCCACCGATCGTGTAGGGATGAGGGACCATGACCGAGCCGACCTGCGCCACGACTGCCTCCACGTGATCGTCAGGTACGCACGCTCGGAGCACGCGCCATGCGACGATGCGAGGACCGTGACGAGCCACTGCTACAGAATTCGTAGCGCACTGCTCGTGCTCGTGTGCATCGCGTGCACCGAGTCGAGGGACGCGCCCGACGCGGGCCCATCGTGCGAAGGTGTCGTGTGCCGCGAGCGCGAGGTCTGCGAGCTCGGGGCGTGCCGCTGCGATCCCGCGCAGTCGACCACGACCGACGCGCTCGACCTCGTGCTGATGATGGACTCGTCGGGGTCGCTGGAGGCCGAGCAGACCCGCTTCGTCGCCGCGCTGCCGCGCTTCTTCCGCGCGCTCACGAGCGGCGATCACGACGAGGACGGCACGCCCGAGCACACGCCGGTGCGCTCGCTGCACGTCGGCGTGGTGACGAGCGACATGGGCAGCGCGGGCTTTCCGATCCCGACGTGCGGCACGGAATTCGGGGACGACGGGCGCTTCGTCCGCAGCGCGAGCGCGTCGCTCGGAGGATGTCCCGCGACCTACCCCACGTTCTTCGAATTCGCCGCCGGCGACGACGTCTCGGCGCTGGCGAACGACGTGAGCTGCGTCGCGCAGACCGAGCACCTCGAGGGGTGCGGCTTCGAGCAACCGCTCGAGTCGGTGCTCAAGGCGCTGTCGCCCGCGGTGCCGACCGAGTGGACGGCCGAAGGGTTCGAGCCGCCGACGTTCCTCGACGGGACGCTCGGGCACGGCGCGGGGATGCACGCCGGCTTCTCGCGGCGCGATGCGGTGCTGGCGATCCTGCTGCTCACCGACGAAGACGACTGCTCGGTGAGCGACGTCGAGCTCTTCGATCAGACGAGCCCGCGCTACGGGGGCGAGCTCTCGTTCCGCTGCGTCGCTCACCAGAGCGCGCTGCACCCGTTCGCGCGTTACGTGGGCGGGCTCGCATCGCTGCGCCGTCATCCGGGGCGCGTCGTGCTCGGCGTGCTCGCGGGCATCCCGGCCGAGGTGATCCCGAGCGCGCCCGGCGAGCCCGAGGACTACGACTGGATCCTCACGCACCCCGACATGCAGTCGGCGATCGACGCGACCACCGGGCGCATCCGCCACTCGTGCGAGGACGCGGCGCTCGGCGCGACGCATCCGCCCGCGCGCATCGTGCAGGTCGCGCAGGGGCTCTCGTACTCCGGCGCACGCACGTTCGTGCGCACGATGTGCAGCGCCGAGGGCGCGCCGGCGGAGATCCACGTGCAGCCGGCGCTCGACGCGCTGCTCTTCGAAGTCGATCGTGCGATGGCGACGCCGACGTGCGACTGACCGCTACGATCTCCGTAGCAGCGCGAGCAGGTCCTGCTGTCCGCGCCAGAAGTCCTCGACCTCGGCGAACGTGTGGCATCGACGTGCGTCGGGGAGCGAGCGCAGGAGCACCTTGCCGTAGCCCTTCTTGCGCACGCGCGAGTCGAGCAGCGCGACGACGCCGCGATCACGCGCGGTGCGGATGAGGCGCCCGAAGCCCTGCTTCAGCGAGAGCGCGGCCGCGGGCACGAGGTACTCCATGAACGGGCTGCCGCCCTGCTCCTCGATGCGCGTG is a window encoding:
- a CDS encoding B12-binding domain-containing radical SAM protein, whose amino-acid sequence is MSPRVLVVTGGLVSAEDTDLLEALRKQIAALRGSEAVWLDLQIKLHAAERLLAADRHRRSRAFQIAPYRAAVERFDGHAPIGEIPELTEVALATLLEREGFEVECTTYSKLHADAALRERLLARTDAVFASTTLLHDRAEMDPMLAMLKRPHNKVVAGGALASMLHATWDGSSAIDLLAVGYGEMLVPAIAQWLRTGELVAPERGRLEERGGTPIVFSGVPEGRVLDALPAPDWRIAERVHGRRFRMAHYESVRGCPYRCAFCNYPYLFDDTKFRYRSAERIDADWAALEAQGIEYVSCLDSLFTMPRKRLQELCRRLIARGSRLKWICYARADDLCDLPTAQLMKDAGCVQVQIGVESGSDVILKNMNKACTADENRRALINCRKVGLTSLVTVIVGFPGETRETVDETYALLASAPPDVFYVVAFSTWVEGVPILKDETKKKHGLVTLSGVPSPAPYWRHPGMSCTEVSHEVKRLNEKLIESRVGLEGFLFYRGLLGYDPADREALLDFQRDVMRGQPILRGLVRGLDAFVHRQLVRDVEARLGAARAMSA
- a CDS encoding HPP family protein; the protein is MEAVVAQVGSVMVPHPYTIGGDQPISVAAERMRAHGIRHLPVLAGGRLVGLISDRDVRLVESVADAERVRVEDAMSPEPYCARPETSLREVVARMHEHKLGSVLITDEHDRLLGIFTSTDALRLLVERL